The Dickeya poaceiphila DNA window TTGCTGACGTGGAATCCCGCCTGTTGCAGACCCCGGCGCACAAAACCAGCGGCGGTAAAGGTGGCGAAGGTCCCCCCGGTGCGGCATAGCCGCGCCATCGCGTTAAATAACGCATCGGTCCACATGTCGGGGTTTTTGGCCGGGGCAAACCCATCGAGAAACCAGGCGTCGATATGGTGAGTAAGACTGTTGTCCAGTTTGGGTAGCAGTGTGTTGACGTCGCCGAACCACAGATCCAGCGTGATGCGTCCTTGCGCCAGAATCAGCCGATGACAGCCGGGCAGGGCCTGCGGCCAGTGCTGACGCAGTTCGTCGGCGAAGGGAGCCAGCTCCGGCCAACGGGCGTGTGCGGCGGCGAGATCCGACTGACGCAGCGGAAATTTCTCAAAACTGATGAAGTGCAGACGTTGCAATGAGGCATTCGGTTGCTGCTGACGGAACTGGTCGAACGCCTGCCATAGCGTCAGGAAGTTCAGCCCGGTGCCAAAACCGGTTTCCGCCACGGTACACACCGGGCCAGCATGGTTAAGGAAACGCTGGGGAAAGCCGTTGCCTTGCAGAAAGACGTAGCGGGTTTCCGCCAGCCCGTCATGGTTGGAGAAGTACACATCATCAAACTGTTGCGACACAGGTGTACCCTGAGTATTCCAGTTCAGATCTGCGTGCTGGATGGAAGGGCTTGTCACGGTAACTAACTCATTGTTCAGACGGTGGCGCGATTCTAGCGACTGGTTGATTAAGTCGCAAATTTGAGAAAAGTTAGTCTGATCGGACTTGTTCAGCTTACATCTGTACGCTAAAGTGCGGAGCTAAATCCAAACTCTAACAAATGGAATGAGGTATTGAATGAAACGTGCGGTGATTACGGGTCTGGGGATTCTGTCTAGTATCGGTAATAACAAAGAAGAAGTGCTGGCATCCCTGCGTGAAGGCCGCTCTGGCATCACGTTCTCCCAGGAGTTGAAAGATTCCGGTATGCGCAGCCACGTATGGGGTAATGTTAAGCTGGATACGGCAGGCCTGATCGAACGTAAGATTGTGCGTTTTATGAGTGATGCCTCCATTTACGCATACCTGTGTATGGAAGAGGCGGTTAAGGATTCCGGGCTGGCGGAAGAAACGTATCAGAACAATCCGCGGGTCGGGTTGATCGTCGGTTCCGGCGGTGGTTCCCCGCGTTTCCAGGTATTTGGCGCTGATGCCATGCGCAGCCCGCGCGGCCTGAAAGCCGTTGGCCCTTATGTGGTAACCAAGGCGATGGCCTCCGGTGTGTCTGCCTGTCTGGCGACGCCGTTCAAAATCCATGGCGTGAACTACTCCATTAGTTCGGCCTGTGCCACGTCTGCACACTGCATCGGCAACGCAGTTGAGCAGATTCAAATGGGTAAACAGGATATCGTGTTTGCCGGCGGCGGCGAAGAGCTGTGCTGGGAACTGGCGTGTGAGTTTGACGCCATGGGCGCGCTGTCTACTAAATACAACGAAACGCCGGAACGCGCTTCTCGTACCTATGATGCTGATCGTGACGGTTTCGTTATCGCCGGCGGCGGTGGCATTGTAGTGGTGGAAGAACTGGAGCACGCGCTGGCGCGTGGGGCGCACATCTATGCTGAAGTGGTGGGCTACGGTGCGACGTCTGATGGCGCCGACATGGTTGCGCCGTCAGGCGAAGGTGCCGTGCGCTGCATGAAGCTGGCGTTGCAGGATGTTGACACGCCGGTAGATTATATCAATACCCACGGCACCTCGACGCCGGTGGGTGACGTGAAAGAACTGTGGGCGATCCGCCAGGTGTTCGGTGACAATGTTCCGCCGCTCTCTTCTACCAAAGCAATGACAGGTCACTCACTGGGTGCGGCGGGCGTGCAGGAAGCCATTTATTCGCTGCTGATGCTGGAGCACGGCTTCATTGCACCAAGCATCAACGTTGAAACGCTGGACGAGCAGGCGCAGGGTATGAACGTGGTTACTGCACCGACTGAACGTAACCTGACGACTGTTATGTCTAACGGTTTTGGATTCGGCGGCACCAATGCCGTGCTGGTAATGCGCAAATACGCACAGTAACCGTAAAGCAGTTATCATCGTCTAAGAATACCGGGCATTGCCCGGTATTCTTTTGTCTGACGTTCGTTGCCTTAATCCGATTTTCCCGTTTATTTTTTATTGTCTTACAACACTACCCACATCAACAGCGCTACCACCAGTATTGTCACCAGCACCAGCCCGATAGGTTTATTGACCAGTGACCGCCACTCCTGCGGCAAGGCTATGATTAACGGGTGGATAAACGGTTGTAGTGGTGTAGTGGAAGCGCCCTGTATCTGCTGGAGTCGCCGGCGGTACAAGAACGTTACCACATCACTGATTTGCGAAGGGGTAAGCGGCGTTTGCGGTGTCATATTCAGGGTGTTGCGGGTGAAATCCTGTAACAGTTGCTGTTCCTGTTGGTCGAGCGGTTGTTTCAGCGCTGCCTGCAGCGTATGCAACGTGGGTGGGGTATGTTGCTGTAACAGCACGCTTTGGGTATTGAGAAACTGGCTTAACACCTGAAAGTTCTTCGCCGGAATCGGATCGCCGGTTTTCAATCCCTGCATGTTCATCAGCGTGTGCCAGACTTTACCCGGTGATTCACCGCTTAGCGCCACCAGTTTTGCGACTAACTGGTTGAGCTGGTTGTGTTCTGCGGGCAGCAAGGCACGGTCTGGCAGCGTGATCGCTGACGGATTACCCGGTACGACGCCTGCCTGCAACATGGCCGCCAGTTGCTGAGATGTTTTCGGCAGTGGTGAGGGAATCGTGGCGGCGGTAGGGGTTTGGGGAAACGGAAGTGCCTGCCCGTTGGTGGTATTGCCAAACGGCAGTGCAGTCGTATTTCCGCCTGTGGACAGTAGCGTAGTGGCCTGCGGCAACTGGCCGTTTTGCAGCAGCGTCACCACCAGTTTCAGTTGCGAAGGTGTCAGCGAACTCAGCACGGTATGACCAAACTGCTGACGGATGAAATCACTGACGGCCTGGCGGTTATTTCCTTGCGACAGCAGGCTGGTCAGTTGTTGCAGCAGCTGACGCGTATCCTGTGAACCCTGTACGGTGATCAGCCGGTTCTGCAAACTCTGCTCGGCGGCGGGAAACTGGCTGGCGAGCAGTTCCGCGTTATTTTTGTTACCCAGTTCCGCCCGCGCGGTTGCCCAAATTTCCGCTGGGCTGGCACCGCTCAGGGTGGAGATCTGCGTCACCAGTTTTTCCAGCGTAGTGCGTTGCGCCAGCGTCAGCGGTAAATCGTCCGTCTGGGATGCCGCGTTTTTCGACAACGCGGTTTCCAACGTTTTTTCTCCCGGCAGAGGAACATTACCGGAGTTACTGATCGGTTGCATGGTGTGATCCTTACCGTAGACGCTCGACGGGATGTCGCCTCAGCCTGATGACGTTATCGCTATCGTAGCTGTCATCAGTACATCTGGCTTCATCATAACAACGGTGCGGTATTACTGATAGTCGTCGGAGATGAGCAGCGTAAATTCCGTGTTGCAAAGTCAACCGGTGAGAAAATGCATGGCTGGTGCGATCTCAACGGGTAAAGCGGCGCGCGGATGCGTCATCCGCGGCGCTCGCTGTATACCGCTGGTGTCAGGTTAGGTACGGGGAATGGACTGATGCTGGGTACGGCGGCGACGCCAGTATTTCAACACCGGCGGCACCAGCAGAATCAGCACTGCCATTGCCAGTAATGTCTGGCTGATATGGCCCTCCCACAGGATGGATAACCCACCGTTACTGATGGACAACGCCCGGCGCAGGTTTTGCTCCAGCATTTCCCCCAGCACAAAGCCCAAAATCAGCGGCGACATCGGGAAGTGCAATTTACGCAGCAGGTAACCGAACACCCCCAGCCCAACCATCAGCAGCAGGTCGAAGGTGGTGCTGTGCACGGCGTAGACGCCGACGGCGGAAATGGCGGCAATCGCCGGCACCAGAAGCCACATCGGAATAGCCAGCATTCGGGTGAACAGGCCAATCAGCGGCAGATTGAGCAATAACAGCATCAGGTTGCCGATCAGCATGGCGGCGATAAGCCCCCAGACGATATCCGGCTGCTCGGTAAACATGGCCGGGCCGGGCGTAATGTTGTACAGCGTCAGTGCGCCCATCATCACCGCAGTCGTGCCGGAGCCGGGCACACCCAACGTCAGCATGGGAATGAAGGAACCACAGGCCGAGGCGTTGTTGGCCGCTTCCGGTGCGGCCACGCCGCGAATATCGCCTTTGCCGAAGCTGTCGCTGTTGCCGCTGATTTTTTTCTCCGTCATCCAGGCCATGGCACTGGCGATGGTTGCGCCAGCGCCCGGCAGTATCCCGACAAAGAACCCCAGCAATGAGGAACGCAGCGTCGCGCCAACGCACTGCATCCCTTCCCGAACGTTGAACAACATGCGTCCGGTCGCTTTGGTTACCTTTTGTCCGCTGCCGGTTTGCTCCAGCATCAACAGGATTTCACTAACGGAAAACAGGCCAATTACCACCACCACGAACTGGATGCCGTCAGACAAATGAACACTGTCGAAGGTAAAACGATACACGCCGGTATTGGCGTCCACACCGACGGTTGCCATCGACAACCCAATCAGCGCCGCCAGAAAAGATTTCAGCGGGTTGTGGCTCAT harbors:
- the fabB gene encoding beta-ketoacyl-ACP synthase I — its product is MKRAVITGLGILSSIGNNKEEVLASLREGRSGITFSQELKDSGMRSHVWGNVKLDTAGLIERKIVRFMSDASIYAYLCMEEAVKDSGLAEETYQNNPRVGLIVGSGGGSPRFQVFGADAMRSPRGLKAVGPYVVTKAMASGVSACLATPFKIHGVNYSISSACATSAHCIGNAVEQIQMGKQDIVFAGGGEELCWELACEFDAMGALSTKYNETPERASRTYDADRDGFVIAGGGGIVVVEELEHALARGAHIYAEVVGYGATSDGADMVAPSGEGAVRCMKLALQDVDTPVDYINTHGTSTPVGDVKELWAIRQVFGDNVPPLSSTKAMTGHSLGAAGVQEAIYSLLMLEHGFIAPSINVETLDEQAQGMNVVTAPTERNLTTVMSNGFGFGGTNAVLVMRKYAQ
- the flk gene encoding flagella biosynthesis regulator Flk; translation: MQPISNSGNVPLPGEKTLETALSKNAASQTDDLPLTLAQRTTLEKLVTQISTLSGASPAEIWATARAELGNKNNAELLASQFPAAEQSLQNRLITVQGSQDTRQLLQQLTSLLSQGNNRQAVSDFIRQQFGHTVLSSLTPSQLKLVVTLLQNGQLPQATTLLSTGGNTTALPFGNTTNGQALPFPQTPTAATIPSPLPKTSQQLAAMLQAGVVPGNPSAITLPDRALLPAEHNQLNQLVAKLVALSGESPGKVWHTLMNMQGLKTGDPIPAKNFQVLSQFLNTQSVLLQQHTPPTLHTLQAALKQPLDQQEQQLLQDFTRNTLNMTPQTPLTPSQISDVVTFLYRRRLQQIQGASTTPLQPFIHPLIIALPQEWRSLVNKPIGLVLVTILVVALLMWVVL